CTTGAAATTCCCCTACCAAACTCAAACAATTCTTCCTTTCTTACTGTAAATGCCCTCGGAATATCCCATGAAAGTTGGAAGGATGAAAACGGTTGTAAGAGAGATATAAATAAAAAAGTACGCCTTAAAGGACTTTTCTTTGTTGATAGTTCTGATAACGTACTTGTTACAGGAAATTCAGAGGTATTCACAAATTGTACTTTATTGTCAGTTACTGAAGCTAAAAGCAAATCACAGAGCGGCGAGATTGTTGGAGAATTCATCAATTCAGTGAAATGGGGAAGTAAAGGACTATTCATAAGTTCTGAATCAGAAAGAGAATCTCACATTGTTGTTGATAAATTTCTGAATATCGAAATCTGGGTTACAGAAGATTCATGGATGGGCTGGAAGTTGTTTTGAAGCTCTAAGATCGTTAGATTCACCATACTTAGAGAGATTTTTTGAATTTGCTTACTACTATAGGAAGGTATTTAAATGAAATTTCAATTTTTCTTAATTTTATTAGTATTATCAATTTCAACTGTAGGATGTGTCGAGAACATTCAACAAGACACTCAGGAAAAATACAATTTGGAATATGATTTCCATAAAGGAGACGTTTTTTCATACCAAATTGATACAGTAATACACAATCAATACAAAAGCGATTCTAAATTAGCTGATATGGTAGTCAATAGCGCAGAAATAAACGATATTATTTTGGATATCTCAAATAGTGTGATAGTAAATGACGACGAGTCGAATGAAAATTATTACCACCTAAACATAAACAACTATGGAGATATTCTAGAGCACAATTCTAGCGACTTAATAATACCTGAAATCGAACCAAAATTCATGCTGATATTACCATTTCCAAAAAAAGAAATCGTTAATGGGGACGTATGGGAATCAACTTTGAATGAAAATAATAGTCATTTTGCAGAGAGAAAAAATATTGAATATCAGTTATTTGCAAATACCACATTCAGATGTCTTGGCAATGAAATAATTTCAGTGAATGCAGGTGATTTTAATTGCGTAGGGATCGAAAGACGCACAAACTATGTTCTTAGTATAAACTCTATACACCAAAATAGAACTGTTTATACCCAGAAAATAACTGGAACCATTATAGGAGCAAGCTGGTTCGATCTAGAAAAAGGATTTCTTGTGGAATCTGAACATGATTTCAATAAAAATATAAAAACAAATTATTTAGAAATCAATGAAGAACTTGGATTTGAAAGTTTATATCAAGAAACTCCTATAAATTCAACTATCGCAATTGAGCTGCTAAATGTACAAGGAGATTAAATATGGAGAAGCAGCTCATATGTTCATTTTTTTTGATTTTTATATTATCCATCCCCACATCTGCCGCACAACCTATTTCCATAGAATATTTCCACCAAACCGGCTGCCATGATTGTGAGGTGACGAACCCTATTATAGACAAAATCGAAAATCAATATGAAGATATTATAATTGTGCGGACTAATGTCATAAATATTGAAGGATTTAACCGGTGGAACCAGTATGGGTTTATTGAAGTTCCGGCCATCGTCATAAATGATGAAACAAAAATTCCAAAGGAAGAAATTACTGAAGAGAATCTCAGGATATCAATTGAAAAATATCTTGAAGAAGACAAAACTGAAAAACGACATATAAACCGTGAACTAAACATCCCTTTTGCTTATTCATTAGGCCTTTTTGCAGGATTGTCTCCATGTTTGATGGCAATACTCGGATTCCTATTAAGCTTTACAGCCGGCACCGGTGAATCTGCGCGTAGCGGTATGGAAAGAGCAGTGGTTTTTGGAATCGGATTGATGGTATCTTACCTTACTATAGGAATCGGATTACTGGTATTCAAAACATCACTCCCTGATTTGAATCTGTTTTCTTTGCTTACAGGGATTATAGTTGTTGGAATTGGGCTCTATCTGATGGGAGTTTTTAACTTGCCATTATCACTTGACAACTATTTCCAAAATACTGCCAGAAAACATGCTGGTACAATTGGAGGATTGTTTTTTCTGGGTATTTTATTTTCCTTGGTAAAGGTACCGTGTACTGTACCAATGCTTCTAGTTTTGCTGAATAAAACCATCACAGAAGGAACAATCGGTGATTTGGGACTGCTATTTGCCTTTAGTTTTGGAGTACTAACACCATTTATCGGAATTGGGTTGATTGGAGGATATACCTTATCCAAACGTATTCGTGAACATAGAAAATATCTAAAATTGATCAGTGGAATATCCCTTGTGTTGTTAGGCATATGGGTGATGATTTAAGAAAAGAAAGGTAATCATGCATGCAAAACAATTCCAAGCAAAAATTCTCACAGTTGTAGGAGGGCTGCTTGGACTTCTTTTTTATTATCTATATATCATCTTTTTGATGAGATTAAAAGCCCATTTTTTTTCTAAGACAGATGAAACGATTTCGAATTTAGTGGTCGTTCAAAACTGGGGACCTGTAGACTACTGGTTAGATGCCGGTTTGATCGCATTCTTTGTTGTAGCTGGAATCTACATCCTAAACAATGATAAGTTACCTGCATCTGAAAGAGCTCGTACTATTGAATTTATAAAGAGTACGCTGATCGGTTTTTTGCTTTATATTCCTATTACAGTAGTAGCTTTTCTTTCAAATTTTATAATATCAACCAAAATTACTATAGCTGGAGGATATATTTTTATCTTAATTATATACTTAATATTCAGAAGAAAAGTGCCATACAAGAATGACTTAAAACGAGGATAATAATGGAAAAGAAACAATTATTGAGACTATTCCCAGTTTTTTTAGTTATTGGTATAGGAATTCTTAGTAGACTTGTAGCTCAAAAGATAGTTTGTGATGCCCAATTAATCCAAATAATTCTCATTGTCTTTTTTCTCATAGGTTTTCTTACATATTGGATTATAGCTAAGCTGGAAAGTTAATAAGGAGATTACATGAAACCCATGAGGAAAACAAAAGCAATGGATTTCTTAATCAAAACACTAGTTTCAATAGCTCTCATAGCTGCATTTTATAATGCGTATTTAGAGTTGTTCAAGGATGATTTTAGCCCATTCCTTCTATACATCACATTGATGTTCGTCTTGATGGCAAGTTTTGCTCAGAAAATAAGAAAAGCAAAACTGAAACAAGTACAATGATACTATTCATACTGTTATTCAATCAAATAAAACTCAAAAATCCAGAGGTGAGTCTGTAAATGGATACAAAACCAATAAAGAAAATGATCCTAGGAACACAAATTATACTTCTAGGGGGATTTATGATAGTAGATCCTTCAACTGACTAGGTGGGTTAGAATATCTCATAATAATTGCCGGATTAGTTATGGGAATAATCGGATTTTCAACTACGGATCTAGCTTAACTTCTTGAGAGTGGATTATTATGGAAAAAAATGCTAAAACTGCTGTAGGTTTCATAGTGCTGTGTGTTGCATTCTATGCTTTCTTTTTGATATTGAATTATAGGTGAATTGAGAAAAAATGATAACTAAGATGAGATGCTGCTATGAACTCAAATTTTACGCAAGTATTTAGCGCACTTTTTATTATTTTTCTATTACTGAATCACATTAATTTATTTGAGCTTACAGTAGTAGCTGTTATCGGTTCAATTTTTATCGCATTGATAGAAGCAGCTATTCCGTCAGCTATTCTGTATATTATTTATCGTTTTGCTGTGAAATCTACAACTTGAATTGAAATATTGGATCAGAGAAACATGAGAAAATACCAAATGAAAAAACGAGCTTTGTAATTCGCTATAGCTCTTATTGTATGCACATTATTAGGCTACTTATCTAATTAATGAATGGAATGCTTGCTGGAGTTCTCATTGGAATAGGACTCATCGCAGGGATGGAGATTACAGGGAAAAGAAAAAAGTTATGAGTTGTTTTGAATTTAGAAAATCTAATTATTTTGTCATATAAACTCACTGTGAACAACCACAGCCACTACCTTCATCAGTATCTCCACGTCCCCTTTGCGTTTTTTCTTCCCATTTTCTTCGGGTGGTTACATTGCGAAGCTTAGGACGCGCTTTATCCATGCGATCTTTCAGAGCCTTCATAACATTCTCATCAGTTTCAGGGAGTTGGATATCAAGGCGTTCTCGTGGAGGTTCTTCCTCGGCTTCGAGCGTACGGGACATGTCCGGCCTTTTCCGTACTTCACCCGAAATTGCTGCAATTGCATCTTTCCACTGGGAAGTCCAGGGTTTATCCGGGATTTCAGAATGGTGGACTTCATCCCTTTTTACCTTCATCACATCATCCGGGCAGGCATTGACACAAGCGCCGCAATATGTGCACATTTCAGTCCTTGCCGCAATGTTGGTCCCATCATCAGGAACATACCACAAATGAGAGGGACAGATGTTAAAGCATGCATGGCAACCTGATGGATCACATTTCTTGACATTGGTGTCTATGAGTGTTAGTTCACCTTCGAAGGGTTTGGAAATATCAACTGCATCGTATGGGCATACAATTTTGCACCACCCACATACCGTACATTTGTCAGGATCAACTTTTGCCTCACCCTTAATTTCAGGTGCCTCGCCTCTTCGCTCTCCCTTCACGGTTATTGCATCCTCGGGGCAGAGATCAGCACACAGGACACAGTAGTCACAAAGATCTTCATCAACGAGTAATTGTTCAAATGGGAAAGGATCTTCCGGAACAGGGTCCTTTTCAAGAAGCAGGAAAGCATCACAGAATCTTGCACAAAGCCCGCACAAAGTACATTTATCCGCATCTATTTCGATTTCCCCTTCTTCGCCTTCCTTAAAAGGTGCAATCTCTTCCTTTTTAGGGAAATCATAATCAACTGAAATTGCATCTTCAGGGCAGGAAGTCATGCAAATATCACAGGGGAGGCACGTTTCATTGAATGAAACATCCCACTCGAGTTTAGGATATTCCTCATCTTCAGGAAAATCTCCTTCTGATTCCATTTTAAAAGCAGAAATCGGACACAGGTTTGCGCACATTGAGCAAAAAGTACACTTATCAAGAACCATCATCACAGGAGGGATTTCCATACCCTTTGCAATATCGTAAATCAGACCAAGTTCAAGTGCTTCCGTTGGACATACATCCACACATATTCCGCATCCTGTGCAGCGTTTGGAATCGTAATCAAGAGTTTTCCTACCCTTGTCGGTTTTCAGGCGGTAGAGCAGGTGAGTGCCTTCTACATCCATATTCCTTGAGACCTCAAGGGATTTCTCCTCATCACTCATCCTTAACCTCCGACAACTCGGAACCAACCGGCCCAAGTTCACTTAACTCATCAACAAAATTCTCAATTGAATGAGCAAATTTCTCGCATTCAGATGCCGAAATCCATTCAACCCTCAACCTGTGTGGATCAAGTCCCATTTCTTGCAGCAATGCGGCAACATTCTTCATTCTCGTTGCTGCGTGATAATTACCGTTAACGTAATGACATTCGCCAAGCCTGCAGCCTGCAACCATTACCCCGTCTGCACCCTTTTCAAGGGAGTGAAGGACAAAGTCAGGATCAACACGACCTGCACACATCAATTTAATAATTCGAATATTTGTCGGATACTGTATACGGGACATCCCTGCAAGGTCTGCAGCAGCATAACTGCACCAGTTGCACAGGAATCCAATAATCAGTGGGAATTCATCCTTGACTTCCAGAGCTGCGTCTATCTGGGCGTAAATCTGTGCATCACTATACTGATTCATGTAAATTGCATCTGTGGGACATGAAGCGCTGCATGTACCGCATCCGCTGCATGAGATTTCATCCACTACTGCTTTACCATCTTTTATTGTGATATTTCCGTAGTCACATACTTCAGTGCAGACTCCGCAACCAATGCATTTTTCATGATTGATAAAAGCAGTTAAAGGATCCGTCTTGAGCTCACCTTGCTCAAGAAGGCGAACTGCACGTGCTGCCGCTGCTGCTCCCTGCGCAATTGAAAGTTGAATTTCCTTTGGCCCGGAAACACAGCCTGCCACAAAGATACCGTTTATGTGGGAATCTACAGGTCTCATTTTAGGATGCGCAACCGCCACAAACCGATCTTCCCTGCATGTAACCTTGAGTTTGCGTATCAGCTCTGAATCCTTGTTGGCTTCCATTGCTGTGGAAAGAACCACCATGTCATATGGATCCTCTCGGATTGTACATTCAAGGGTATCCTCATAACGAAGCAAAAGATCTTCTTTCTCACCGATTACCTCTGCTACTTTACCCCGGATAAAATTGATTCCCATTGACTGGCTTTTTGTGTAATATTCTTCGTACATCTCACCGGAAGCACGAATGTCGATGTAATGTATTGTTATATCAATATCAGGATAGCGTTCCTTAAGAAGCTGTGCGTTCTTCATTGCAGACATGCAGCAAACTCTGGAACAGTAGGGGTTTCCAACGGATTCATCCCTCGAACCCACGCACTGGATAAATGCAACCTTTGATGGAATGTTCCCTGAAGATGGGCATACCACTTTTCCTCTTGTGGGTCCTGATGCATTGAGCAACCTTTCAAGTTCCATGTTTGTGAGTACATCCGGGTAAACTCCATACCCGTACTCTTCTTTGCGGTGTGGATCAAACAGATCAAATCCGGTTGCTGCAATTATTGCACCAACATTTAGCTTAATTTCCTCTGCTTTCTGGTCAAATTCCACTGCATCTGAAGGACAAGCCTGTACGCAAAGACCACATCCAACACAAAAGGCAGGATCAATTACCGCTACAGGCGGTACTGCCTGCGGTATAGGAATATTGATTGCCTTGGCTTTCCCCATGCCCTGATCAAATCTGGAGGGCATTGCAACCGGGCAAACGCGTGAACACTCGTCGATACATCCTTTGCATTTTTCCTCGGAAACATAACGTGGACTGCGTGTTACTGTAGCATGGAAGTTACCTACATTGCCTGAAAGAGCGGTAACTTCTGACAGTGTATAAAGATCAATATTCGGATGGTTCTGGACATCAGTCATCTTCGGACCCAAAACACAGATAGAACAATCATTAGTGGGGAACACTTCATTAAACAGTGCCATTTTCCCTCCGATTGTCGGTTCTTTTTCAACCATGTAAACGTGATATCCTGAATCCGCAAGGTTAAGGGCAGCTTCGATTCCTGCAACCCCTCCGCCTACAACCAGAACTTCCCTGATTACAGATGTCTTCCGAATCTGGAGAGGAATCAGATTGCTAAGTCTTCCAATGCCCATTTTGATAAGATCATATGCTTTTCTGGTTGCAATCTGCGGGTTTTCCATGTGCACCCATGAACATTGTTCCCTTATGTTTACAATCTCAAGCATATATGGATTTAAACCAGCCTTTTCCATCACTTTCCTGAAAGTGGTTTCATGAAGTTTAGGAGTACATGCTGCAACCAGAATACGGTCAAGCCCATGTTCTCTTATGTCCTCTATCATGCTCTCCTGGCCGGAATCAGAACACATAAACTGGATATCTTTTGCCACTTCAATATCGGGAACTGATTCAAGCATTTCCATGAGCTGCCTGATATCAATAACATTTGCAATATTGAGCCCGCAGTGACAAATGTAAACTCCAATTTTCATTATAGCACTCCTTCTTACGAAAAGATGATACTCATTTAGACAAATTATAGTTTTGGATTAGCTTTTGCTGCTTGGAAAACTAATAATAAAGATGAGAATTATAATTACCTGTTGAACATTTTGTAAAGGAGAGTTGTGATTATGGGTTTGGGAGATGTAGTTGCTAAGATTCTTGGAAAAGAAACGAGTGCTGAAAAAGCTGTTCCACAGGTGGAACAGATAAATGATAACCTGCATATGATAAACGCAGCTGCTTTTGATGATGAAGTCCTGCAATCTGAGTTGCCTGTAATCGTTGATTTTTTCTCTAAAACATGTGGACCATGCAAAAAAATGGCTCCGGTATTTGAGAAAATGGCACTGGAATATGATGGAAAAGTTAAGTTTGTTAAAATCGAAGTTGACAAATCAAAGGATCTCGCAAAGGGCTACGGGCTTATGGCAGTACCGACACTTATGCTTTTTAAGGATGGTGAACTTCAGGATAAATTAATAGGAAACATGCCTGAAGATAAAGTAAAGGCAGGTCTAGAAAATACCTTTGGAATAACACTATAATTAAACATTTACAATCAGGCGATTTACCATGACAGAAAAGGATGAGATTAAAAAACAGATGTATGAATGGACTGCAAAATACGCAGAAAAAAAAGGACTACGGGTAAATCCTGATGCTGAAATGCTGGATCTTGTGATAGAAGGACTCACCAACAACAAGATGAAACACGGAAAGAATTACTGTCCCTGCCGAATCTTAAGTGGTGACGAGGATGAAGACAGGAAAATAATTTGCCCCTGTGTATACCATCTTGACGAAATTGAAAATGATGGTAGCTGCCATTGTGAACTTTTCTTTAAATAATTAATAAGAACACCCGGAAATGGGTTTTTGGAGGATTAATGCCCAGTGCAATGGAAATCTATCAGTTTCTTCCACGCACCAATTGCAAGGAATGTGGAAAATCAAGCTGTATGGCATTTGCTGCAGCTTTGCTTGCAAGGGAAGTAACTGTGGACGATTGTCCCCCTTTGAAGGAAGAGAAGCATAAAGCAAACTATGAAAAGCTAATTGAACTGCTGCCACCTACGGAATCTGCTTCTGAAACCGGAATGATAGTGCATACTGAACTATGTACCGGTTGTGGCAATTGCGTGGTAGCATGTCCTGTAAATGTCGCAGAAGATCCCCATGGTGCAGGCTCAGGAAAAGCACCTACCAGTGACAAAATCATACTTAAGGTTGAAGACGGAGTTGTAAAGCTTTCAAACGTGGAGTCTTGCAGACGTTTTGGTCCCAAGGGCCGCCCCTGCACAGGATGTATTGCAACCTGTCCGACGAAAGCTATTGAATTTGTGTGACCCACAGGATGATGCTTGAAGGAGGCATGGCGTGGAAATCAAGGATTTTGTGTGCACCGGATGTGCACTTTTATGTGATGATATTGGCGTAAAAACCAATGGGAATACAATTGAAGAGACATATAATACCTGTCGCAAGGGTGCCGCAAGAATAAGGGGCGATAAAGAAAGGCTCAAATGTACTATAAAAGGCAAAGAAGAAACTATTTATAATGCAATTGGTGAAGCAGCTGCCATTTTATCAGGGGCAAAGAAGCCATTAATATACGGTTTTGGGAACTCCACCCTTGAAACACAGGAAAAAGCCATTGAGCTGGCAGCTAGTCTCAATGCCTATCTAGATGATACCTCCTCTTTCTGCCAAGGACCGGTAGTTGAAGCAATCCTTGAAGGCAAAGTTCCGACATGTACACTCGACGATGTCCGCCATCAGGCCGATGTATCCCTTTTCTGGGGTTGTGATCCTGCAAACTCCCATCCAAGACACCTGTCAAGGTTTTCCTATTTCCCACGTGGTGAAAAAAGGCAGCGTGGGTGGGAAGACGACAGGACGGCTATAGTCATTGACGTAAGAAAATCAGATACCGCTGAAATCTGCAACAAGCACTTCTATAGTATACCGCCTGGAAGTGATGGGGAACTGGTTGAGGCACTTACCTCCGCCCTTACAGGAAAAATCCCGAAAGTGTCCTTCAATATGAGTTCAAAGGAAATCCTTGAACTTGCCAATCTCCTGAAAAAGGCGGAATTCGGAGCTATTTTTGTTGGACTCGGATTGGTGTATTCATTACCACAAATTGAACCAATTCTCAAGCTCATTGAAGCACTAAACAAATCATCAAATTTCCATCTTATCCCAATGGTCGGGCAATATAACATGAGAGGCTTTGACCACCTGCTTTTTGAGAAAACAGGTTACATAAACCGTGTGAAGTTTGACGGGGAAAAAGTTGATCATGGACCACATTGCTCTGTCATGGAAGTCCTGAATTCCGATAAAGCAGATGCAGCCTTAGTAATTGGATCAGACCCATTGGGATCTTTCCCGAAAAGCATCGCTGAAAAACTGGAGACTATCCCGACAATATTGATTGATCCTGCCAGAAACTTTACTTCAACAGTTGCAGATGTGACCATTCCTTCAGCCTACAGTGGAACGGAAACAGGTGGAACAGCTATCCGAATGGATGGGGAAAGAATTGAACTAACACCTTTCTTTGATTCCGAATACCTGTCAGATGAGGAAATCCTTACGCGTATTCTGGAGGCTTTATAATGGGATTTGGACAGTTTATTTCAAAACCGGAAGTTGATATCCTGATTGTTACCCACAGGAATATATTCCAGAATTCGGCTCTTGAATCCTCAAGATTTTCCGTGGAATATGCAGAACAATCAGCAGTAATTATGCTAACGGCTTCTGATATGAAAAAATTGCAGGTTGAGAACAATGGCTCTGTACTCCTGCAAAATAAATGGGGTAAAGTTGTTGTCAGAGCCAGACAGTCCGAAGAAGAGAAAGAACACAATGGAGTTGGCTATATGGTCAACAGCCCGTGGTCCAATATGCTTGTCTCACCCGAAACAAACGGTACAGGTGTTCCTGACTTCAAAAAAATAA
The window above is part of the Methanohalophilus levihalophilus genome. Proteins encoded here:
- a CDS encoding (Fe-S)-binding protein: MPSAMEIYQFLPRTNCKECGKSSCMAFAAALLAREVTVDDCPPLKEEKHKANYEKLIELLPPTESASETGMIVHTELCTGCGNCVVACPVNVAEDPHGAGSGKAPTSDKIILKVEDGVVKLSNVESCRRFGPKGRPCTGCIATCPTKAIEFV
- a CDS encoding molybdopterin dinucleotide binding domain-containing protein, which produces MGFGQFISKPEVDILIVTHRNIFQNSALESSRFSVEYAEQSAVIMLTASDMKKLQVENNGSVLLQNKWGKVVVRARQSEEEKEHNGVGYMVNSPWSNMLVSPETNGTGVPDFKKIKVTASSTEDEDVTVIPAAK
- a CDS encoding formylmethanofuran dehydrogenase subunit B, producing the protein MEIKDFVCTGCALLCDDIGVKTNGNTIEETYNTCRKGAARIRGDKERLKCTIKGKEETIYNAIGEAAAILSGAKKPLIYGFGNSTLETQEKAIELAASLNAYLDDTSSFCQGPVVEAILEGKVPTCTLDDVRHQADVSLFWGCDPANSHPRHLSRFSYFPRGEKRQRGWEDDRTAIVIDVRKSDTAEICNKHFYSIPPGSDGELVEALTSALTGKIPKVSFNMSSKEILELANLLKKAEFGAIFVGLGLVYSLPQIEPILKLIEALNKSSNFHLIPMVGQYNMRGFDHLLFEKTGYINRVKFDGEKVDHGPHCSVMEVLNSDKADAALVIGSDPLGSFPKSIAEKLETIPTILIDPARNFTSTVADVTIPSAYSGTETGGTAIRMDGERIELTPFFDSEYLSDEEILTRILEAL
- a CDS encoding ferredoxin-thioredoxin reductase catalytic domain-containing protein; translated protein: MTEKDEIKKQMYEWTAKYAEKKGLRVNPDAEMLDLVIEGLTNNKMKHGKNYCPCRILSGDEDEDRKIICPCVYHLDEIENDGSCHCELFFK
- the hdrA2 gene encoding CoB-CoM heterodisulfide reductase HdrA2, coding for MKIGVYICHCGLNIANVIDIRQLMEMLESVPDIEVAKDIQFMCSDSGQESMIEDIREHGLDRILVAACTPKLHETTFRKVMEKAGLNPYMLEIVNIREQCSWVHMENPQIATRKAYDLIKMGIGRLSNLIPLQIRKTSVIREVLVVGGGVAGIEAALNLADSGYHVYMVEKEPTIGGKMALFNEVFPTNDCSICVLGPKMTDVQNHPNIDLYTLSEVTALSGNVGNFHATVTRSPRYVSEEKCKGCIDECSRVCPVAMPSRFDQGMGKAKAINIPIPQAVPPVAVIDPAFCVGCGLCVQACPSDAVEFDQKAEEIKLNVGAIIAATGFDLFDPHRKEEYGYGVYPDVLTNMELERLLNASGPTRGKVVCPSSGNIPSKVAFIQCVGSRDESVGNPYCSRVCCMSAMKNAQLLKERYPDIDITIHYIDIRASGEMYEEYYTKSQSMGINFIRGKVAEVIGEKEDLLLRYEDTLECTIREDPYDMVVLSTAMEANKDSELIRKLKVTCREDRFVAVAHPKMRPVDSHINGIFVAGCVSGPKEIQLSIAQGAAAAARAVRLLEQGELKTDPLTAFINHEKCIGCGVCTEVCDYGNITIKDGKAVVDEISCSGCGTCSASCPTDAIYMNQYSDAQIYAQIDAALEVKDEFPLIIGFLCNWCSYAAADLAGMSRIQYPTNIRIIKLMCAGRVDPDFVLHSLEKGADGVMVAGCRLGECHYVNGNYHAATRMKNVAALLQEMGLDPHRLRVEWISASECEKFAHSIENFVDELSELGPVGSELSEVKDE
- a CDS encoding 4Fe-4S binding protein, encoding MSDEEKSLEVSRNMDVEGTHLLYRLKTDKGRKTLDYDSKRCTGCGICVDVCPTEALELGLIYDIAKGMEIPPVMMVLDKCTFCSMCANLCPISAFKMESEGDFPEDEEYPKLEWDVSFNETCLPCDICMTSCPEDAISVDYDFPKKEEIAPFKEGEEGEIEIDADKCTLCGLCARFCDAFLLLEKDPVPEDPFPFEQLLVDEDLCDYCVLCADLCPEDAITVKGERRGEAPEIKGEAKVDPDKCTVCGWCKIVCPYDAVDISKPFEGELTLIDTNVKKCDPSGCHACFNICPSHLWYVPDDGTNIAARTEMCTYCGACVNACPDDVMKVKRDEVHHSEIPDKPWTSQWKDAIAAISGEVRKRPDMSRTLEAEEEPPRERLDIQLPETDENVMKALKDRMDKARPKLRNVTTRRKWEEKTQRGRGDTDEGSGCGCSQ
- the trxA gene encoding thioredoxin, with protein sequence MGLGDVVAKILGKETSAEKAVPQVEQINDNLHMINAAAFDDEVLQSELPVIVDFFSKTCGPCKKMAPVFEKMALEYDGKVKFVKIEVDKSKDLAKGYGLMAVPTLMLFKDGELQDKLIGNMPEDKVKAGLENTFGITL
- a CDS encoding cytochrome c biogenesis CcdA family protein, with the protein product MTNPIIDKIENQYEDIIIVRTNVINIEGFNRWNQYGFIEVPAIVINDETKIPKEEITEENLRISIEKYLEEDKTEKRHINRELNIPFAYSLGLFAGLSPCLMAILGFLLSFTAGTGESARSGMERAVVFGIGLMVSYLTIGIGLLVFKTSLPDLNLFSLLTGIIVVGIGLYLMGVFNLPLSLDNYFQNTARKHAGTIGGLFFLGILFSLVKVPCTVPMLLVLLNKTITEGTIGDLGLLFAFSFGVLTPFIGIGLIGGYTLSKRIREHRKYLKLISGISLVLLGIWVMI